Within Lolium rigidum isolate FL_2022 chromosome 5, APGP_CSIRO_Lrig_0.1, whole genome shotgun sequence, the genomic segment AACCAGTGGTAAGcagtttgtttcaattttttgctGGCGCTGGATTTGAGCTCGGAGAATTTCTGGTTATTCTAGGCGTTTTAGGTTCTGGATGCTAAACTTAGTCGTGGGCTAACTATCAAGGTACTAGACGTTTAAAGGTTGACGAAAGGGGGACGGATCCCTCCCTTGGCCGTCCGTTGTTAGGTAGAAGATGAGACCTCTCCAGCGGCGGTTTAATACGCGCTAGATAGCACCCCGTTTAATTCAGTCGCACCTGCGACTTGAACCTGGTGGGCGAGCTCACCACCGTGAGCTCAAGCCAATACTAGATGTTTGTATAGTGATTGTCTATCAGATTGTAATGAAATTCCCTGCAGGTGTTGATGTTGTAGGAAGCTGCAGAGAACTTTAATTCCACACTTATGGATTGGAACTAAGTCACTAACAGATTAATAAACAATACTTTCATTTCTTAAATTACTCTATGTATGCTATACTGAAAGTATCCAGAGAATCCTGATTGTGAACTAAACTTTATCCGCTTGGTGTGTTTCTCTTTCTGAGGACAAATATAGTTGAGGTCAGAATATTTGGCTGACAAAAACCAGTGTGTTGGTATGTTGAAAAATAAGAACTGATATGTGGCCCGTATTCAGATGCAAGCAACTTGCCATCTGTCTTCTTTTAGATATTGATGTATTTTGCTTGACTATTTGTCCTCACTAAAGTTGTTCCTAAAGAAAACTGGGGTATTCTCTTAGGAAAGAGCAAAAAATATGATTTCTTGTTCTTAGTAGGTGACAGTTTTAAGTATGTAAACATTCCTTCTTAGGTTTCTCCCATCAATAAGGTGTATGGATTTAGGCTGGATCAGAAAAAAAATAAGGTCTTATTTTGCAGATGCATCAGTATGTTTGGTTGTGAGCTGAGATTTTTATTTCATCAACTTGGATCTGAACTATGTACTAACCTATGCTTCTCAAGTTCTCAACTCGTTTTTGTTAGCTAGGATGTGATGTGGGACTTATATAGTTATATGTGCCTGTCCATGCATTCTACTCCATATAGgagatactccctctgttcttaaTTAATTGACGCGGGGTCACGCCAGAAGTAAACAATGGCTAGGCACAGTGCGCGTCGATTAATTCAGACCAGAGGTAGTATATGTTTGTATATACGTGAAGACTAGTTAAATTTATAGATAAATGTCTAGGTAGAATTAGAAAATGAGCAAGGTGAACAGATGTTAGGGCTAGGATCAAACAGTCCTCTCGCAACATTTTAACTGTGATCATTCTCTGGCTTCTCCAACCATGAATCCATGATGCATGCAACAAATAGGCCACAATGATAATTTGTTAGTattgatcaacaacaacaacaacatcatcaaagcctttttcccaagcaagttagTATTGATCACTTAACATATTAATTAAGATCTTTCTATACACGACtccaagatacaatccactgggaTGATTGTATCTACATATCTACTTTTGGTTTCCTTTCAAGCACATTTCTTTCCCCCATGATGTAATTTTTAGTCTTTACCCTTCTGGGTTGTATAGTGTCTCCATTTTAATACAAAATCTACTTAATCCAGCTAGAAAATATAACTTAAGATACAATACATAAAGAATGCCCTTCCAGAACACGCTCTGCTGCTGGCGACCTGGCGTTACATGGAACCAACACTCTCACCTTTCTTCACAATGGCATCTTACCCTGCAGACGTCCTGATCAttacctgtgtgtgtgtgtgtgtctctctctctctactgagccgcttTGTCACACTGGCTTCTTTCAGTCAAGTGGACTCCCTATTTCTCCATCTATCTCCGTCCTCGTGAGTGGAAACTGCCTTGTTGGACCGTCTCCTTGACGAGCAGGTGACGAGTCAGGCACCATGCGGAACTTGTAACATTGTTTTATCATGTGCtcgatctttttccattttttggggAAGAGCTAGCAGTTTGGTTCAGATTTTTGTTAGTATTGATCACTTAACATATTAAATAAGATCTTTGTACACGACTCCAAGATACAATCTACTGGGATAATTTATCTACATATCTACTGAATCCAGCTAGAAAATATacttaagatacaatgcatagaggGTGCCCTTGCAGAACACTCTGCTGCTGGCGACCTGGCGTTACATGGAACCGACTCTCATATTTCTTCTCAATGACATCTTACCCTGCAGATGTCGTGATCATTGTCTCTCTCTTTCTCTAATGAGCAGCTTTGTTACACGTGCTTCTTTCAGTCACACGCACTCCCTATCTCTCCATCTATCCTGCGTTGCATCTATCTGCTTCCTCGTGAGTGGCAACTGCCTGTTAGACCGGCTCCTCAACGAGCAGGTGATGAGTCAGGCACCATGCGGAACTTGTGACTTTGTTTTATCATGTGCTCGATCTTTTCCAGTTTTGGGGGAAGAGTTAGCAGGTAAGTTCAGAATTTTTGTTTGCTGGCAAGGTCTGGGGATATCCTGGTGGACTCTGCCCTTCTCCCTTCTTGGTTGTGGCACTAGATCTCCTTGATTGTGCAGGAAACTGGGATTTTTAGATCCAACAGAAGCGACTAGACACATGCACCATTTATATAGAGCAAAAGTTAGTACTGCACTTTGATTGGTGGTGCAGTTAGGGGCTAACTTCTGTTTGGCGAAATTAGAAAGATTTGATTGATCCTCGTGTTACAATTGCTCACTgtccaattttttttattaaCAGAAGTGGTTGTCCTGTCTAGTTTCAGTACTCCAAATTGGTCGTGGAAGTTAATTTCAGTACTCGAAGTAGTTTCTAGCTCAGTCCTAACTCCTTATCTTGGTCGTCCTCGTCTTGTTTCATGTGTCTTACATAGCCCATCATCTATGATGCAGTGTAGAAATTGACATCAGCATTTGTGTGCTGCAATCTGATTATTTATGCTAGTATTGATCACCAGTTACTGCTTAAATTGGTTTGCCTCATACTGTTATCATGAATTGGACACAGCCAATCATGTATTAAATGTTTTGAGTAGCAGACCTGCCTGACCGTTCTCATTTGCAGGGTATGTTCTGGTCTGGACGATTTTGAGCAATATCTGAGTCCCGAGGAGCCTCGTATGCTGCCTTCCTGGGATGAAAGGCGGTGTTCTACATAGGCTTCTGGTCAACAAGCTATGCCTCGTCCTTTtggttctcctcattgtgccgaTTATTCTTTTGTTACTGGGCACAACGTCAGAGCAACTgaaagttttttcccaaggtatatACCCTATTAAATATATTGTTGCTACTTTGCTtgtttactccctccgtccccaaACAGGTGGCGTATAAATTGACTTAAAATTTCAATGTTTGCTAAGTTTGATCAAGTATATATACAAAAACATGAAAATTTACAATACCAACTCAAATGTAAATAGACCCAACATAAGATAGACTTCATAATATGTTTATTCAATATTGTAGTTGTCGATATTTTCTTctatatatttggtcaaacttagaaaTGATTGACTTTTTTactccctctgtccataaatagatgttttagatttgtctaaattcggatgtatccgtacactaaatagtgtctatgtacatccaaattttaaaaaatcgaaGACATCTAAATTTATACGCCACCTGTttggggatggagggagtattactttGATTGTCGATTCAGAATCTACTCTATTGTTCTTTTGCTGAATTTTGTCTGAATCCTCCTTCTGCCATTAGGTTTCCTACAGCAGCAGGGACTGGCACATCTTGGTGATAATGTATCAGCTCTAGTTGGGCCTGCAACTCCAGCTTATAACAACCACAATCACACAAGTATAACCAGACGGAACAAAGGTAATCTTATGTGATATGCTACTTTGTGCTTGTTTGTTCACCTAGACCATTGGAAGGCTGTTTCTGATGAGTTGTTTCGAAGCATGGAATTAATCATCCATAAATGTTCAAAGCTTGAAGTCTGAAAATTATTTTCTTGTGCCTAATTTAATGTTGCTGTTACTTTGTAGACTGTAATTATGCTAAGGGAAAGTGGGTAGCAGATGAAACACGGCCACTCTATTCCGGTAACGAGTGCAAGCAATGGCTGTCAAAAATGTGGGCTTGTCGAATGATGCAACGCACAGATTTCTTCTATGAGAGTTACCGGTGGCAGCCACATGGCTGTGAGATGCCTGAATTTTCAGGGCCAAACTTTTTGAAAAGGTATTGTGCTATTTTTAACTGTGCATCACCTTTCATGCTGGACTTCTTCTAATGTATTCGCCTACAGGATGAGGCATAGAACTCTTGCTTTTGTGGGTGATTCACTCGGTAGACAGCAATTCCAGTCCATGATGTGTATGGCGACAGGTGGTAAATACAGCCCTGAGGTCGAAGATGTTGGATGGAAATACGGCCTTGTCAAAGCTCCAGGTGCTTTAAGACCTGATGGGTGGGCTTATCGATTTCCAGGGACAAACACCACTATCCTTTACTACTGGTCTGCTACTCTATCTGAACTGGAACCTCTGAACACAACAAATCCGGCGACTAGCTATGCATTGCATCTTGACCGGCCAGTAACATTCCTGAAGAAGTATCTCCCCAGTTTTGACGTTCTAGTACTGAACACAGGCCATCACTGGAACAGAGGGAAATTCAATGGAAACCACTGGGAGATGTATGCTGATGGGAAGCCTGTAGGGGAAGGCAGACTTGCAGACCTCAACCGCGCGAAGAATCTCACGCTGCACAGCATTGCCAGATGGGTGGATTCAGAGCTCGCAAGCCTTCCTCACCTGAAGGCGTTCCTGAGGACGATGTCGCCGAGGCATTTTGTAAATGGCGACTGGAACACTGGGGGCAGTTGTGGTAATGCTATCCCCTTTTCTAATGGAAGCGAGGTCTTGCAGGACCATTCGAGCGACTTGCCTGCGGAGCGTGCTGTAAACGGAACTCGTGTTAAGCTTCTGGATATTACTGCCATCTCGCAGCTACGGGACGAGGGGCATATGTCGAATCGTACCCTGAGAGCTCCGACGGGCATTAATGACTGCTTGCACTGGTGCCTTCCTGGCATACCAGATATGTGGAATGAGGTCCTGTTTGCACAGATTTAGCACATATACTGCACTTCAGTAATGGCAAGGGCATATTTTTTTTCTCAAAGAAAGGGTAAGGGCAATTTTCTTCCAGAGCCCCCAAGGATCTGTTCTGTTCCTGCTGGTGGTCTGTACAGGGTGAAGTGCTTTGTACCAGTATATTACGGATTTTGGTCAAGCCAAGCCTAGGCGTTTTGACAGTGCCAGGATGATAGCCTTATTTCCAGAGTCTGAATTGCAGCTTCGTTTGAGGCCAGACACGGAGTTAGCTGCTGCTGCAGAGCCATTCCCCAGGCACGTcgattctttttcattttctttactGTAAAATGCTACTCCATATATACTCCCCAGTTTACCCGTGTGCAGAAGCATATATTCCGTAGAGATGTTCATACAAGTAGAACAAAGCGCCATATGCTCTTTTAGATTAAAAAAAAAGCGCAACTTTTGGTTGATGTCTGTATCTTACTAAAAACTATTATATCTGTGTAACATTTCAGTTTGGGATAGCTAATATTATATGAAAGTGTAACTGACATTTTGACCACCGTGAACATTTTCAAAAAGGACGTCTCCGGCCATTCCTGCTTTATTATTTAGTTGGTAGTTTGGCACAATGCTATATACAAAGTACACCGAGCCTTGTGTGCTGGATTTTTCGTTCCATTTTCTGCAACTAGTAGTACTGGAAGAATTTAACCTAGCGCCATGATGAGGATTAGCAGGCAAAAGGCTAGCCAGAGGTTTTGCTGTACTACCCATCGCTGTTATCTTAATAGACAAATTATTGGTGTCCCGGTTGATGGCATCCGTCccgcaaagaaggggtcaacccgTCAACCGGACGGACGCGCGAGCTGATCTCGCGCTTATCCACTCATCATCATTCATCATCATCCGAACAAGCAAGAAGGATAGATTTGGACAAGCAGCTGACGTGCTCGCGGCAGCATCACGCAGCTGTAGGCGAACAGCGACAAGCCGCGGTTCCTCGGAAACGCCGGCCTGCCTGATCCGTGTTCCATCCACGGCCACCTGGAAACGCCAGGTCGTCGGCGTCCGTCATCGACCTCGCCGGACGAGATCTTTATCTATCCCCAAGCAGCCTGCCGGGGCGGCGACTTGTCTGCAGGCGATGTGGTGGAAACCACCGGCCGCCCACTAGTCCTGAcgtgccgtcgccgtcgccgaggaTGGAGACCAGACGATCCAAAATTTGATGATGATATTTGTCAAAATAATTTTGATGTCTCTACGTTAGAAGAGTTGCTACTGAGCGCTAAAATAggtgcataagagcatctccagtcgcgtccacaAGCCAGCTCacgagggatttggggcgcgcggacgagaaaatgcgttccagccgcgtcctccaagcccttttttgtccggcgcgccctatacggtgtccggcgcccgagcccgtccccgtcccacgggggacgctccggggacgccggacacaacgacaagcgaggcggggagtggcggggccaacccgtcggcggcacaattaatttaaacctaaccgtcgcctacctcgcgacggaagttggtggcgcgcggcgacggtgcagttcccgcggagggcgcggcggcgcgcgtcccgtcgcgcctagttctgcgtgccggcgttaatgagcgccaccgctcctccgcctccctccggcctataaaaggggcgcctctcatcgtccctctcacacacaaaccctagcgcctctctccccaaaccctagccgccaccatctctcaacaagactcgacgctatgtccggtagaggcggaggccgacctcgcggccgcggccgtggtcgtggtcgtggtcgtggccgcggcataggctgaacgctcgccgtcgcctcccacgccgtcgtcttcatcgtcggagatggacgtggagccggacgtctgttcgagttcgtccacgtcctcaagggcgacccgcgcggcatccgagaggctgccggactccttcgccgagtacgtcggcggcgtacgcccgcgcacgatgcatctgcgggagcattcgtgcggctactgccggtggatcgtcaaggcgatctacgacgcgcgcggcaagatgtacctcaacatcgggccgggagaagttcgcgcaccACCacggcctcgaagccggcttcatcctcgtgttctcctacttcggcaacggggacatgagcgtcaaggtcttcgacgagaggcgctgcctccgggactaccacgtcgacggggactcccacgacgacggcaccgacgaggaggacggccgaatgagtgttgtttcttcgcagcgaatacgtgcacggaggtttacgctgttcgcctcatcggtagaaccaacaagggcaccatcctcccgctggattttccgagtttaggtgactgggtgtgccctcgagtgttctttcttagcggcgaacacacgaaaccttcgatgcacggcctagttaggtttagtttctttgcaatattttatatttgtgtccaccatggttcaaactatgtattagtttgtggaaaaccatgttccaaactatgtcttcgtgtaaaccacgttcccaattatgtattagtttgtgaaaattgaaataaaaatgccagaaaaattattttaaatgtttgggggcggcgtttgggggacgcggctggggagcgacgtcccccaaacgcggcacgaacgaaacacgtcccacaaacgctcaatccggcgcggtttgggggacggtttgggggacgcgactggagatgctctaaaggatgCTGAGTGAGCATTTAGTGTGCTTGAGTCTTGATTTGCATTTGTTCGGTAGCCGGCTTTTACCGAGATTTGCATTTGTTCGATACCTTGCTTTTACTTGGTCTCAAGACCAAATATTGGAGGTGGTGCATGCTTATGTGACCGTAAAACTGGAACTAGGCATTTTTTATCCCTATGAGTGTGAGGACTATCTTGCGGACGTCGATCACCGCCTATAGATTTTGCAGATTTTGCTAATTACATCGTTATGCATATAGAAAAAATCCGTGACTCAGATGTTAATGCTCAACTACAAAATACTTCCGTAGAG encodes:
- the LOC124653978 gene encoding protein trichome birefringence-like 14, which translates into the protein MKGGVLHRLLVNKLCLVLLVLLIVPIILLLLGTTSEQLKVFSQGFLQQQGLAHLGDNVSALVGPATPAYNNHNHTSITRRNKDCNYAKGKWVADETRPLYSGNECKQWLSKMWACRMMQRTDFFYESYRWQPHGCEMPEFSGPNFLKRMRHRTLAFVGDSLGRQQFQSMMCMATGGKYSPEVEDVGWKYGLVKAPGALRPDGWAYRFPGTNTTILYYWSATLSELEPLNTTNPATSYALHLDRPVTFLKKYLPSFDVLVLNTGHHWNRGKFNGNHWEMYADGKPVGEGRLADLNRAKNLTLHSIARWVDSELASLPHLKAFLRTMSPRHFVNGDWNTGGSCGNAIPFSNGSEVLQDHSSDLPAERAVNGTRVKLLDITAISQLRDEGHMSNRTLRAPTGINDCLHWCLPGIPDMWNEVLFAQI